DNA from Devosia yakushimensis:
CCCAGATGACCCGTTTTGTCTTGATGCTGAAACGGTCCCAGAGGCGGCCGCGGGCCGCCTCCCCCGTGATGGTATCCGACGCCATATGCGCTGATCCTACTTGGTGGCCGCGTCGATGATAGCCTGCTCGGCCGTGGCGGCCGCGGCAAGCGAATCCTCGATGGACTGGCCTTCGAGCAGGACGCGGTTGACCATGTCGATGGCGACCTGGCGCTGCCCGGCTTCGTCATAGAACTTGGTGGTATGCGCGTATTCGAGACCCTTGAGGAACGGCCCCAGAATGGGGTCGGCCAGGTTGGCCTCGGTCAGGGCGACATCGCGGCGGGCCGGCAGTTCGCCCACCACGTCGAGCCAGATTTCCATAGCCTCGGGCGAAGAGATATAGGCCAGGAACTTCTGGGAAGCCGCTAGCTCTTCGCCTTGGGCGCCGGAGCCGATGGCATTGGCGAAATAGCTCGAATAGTTCGAGCGCAGGCCATTGGCATCGGCCGGCAGTTCGGTGACACCCCATTCGAACGGATTGTCGGCAAAGGCGCCGAGGCGGAAGGTGCCATCGATGGTCATGGCGGCAAGACCCGCGCGGAACGCGGCCTGGCCTTCATCCATGAAGCCCACCTGCCCGACCTTCGAAGCGGTCTGCAGATCGGTATAATATTTGAGCGCGGCAGCGCCCGCAGCGTCGTTATAGGCGACATTGCCGGCTTCGTCGTAGGGCACGCCACCATTCTGGCGGATCAGCACTTCGCGCCACCAGTGATGGTCCTGGCCGGCCATGTCGAGCGTGATGCCGGCGCTGGTGATGTTGCCGCCGCCATCGCGCTTGGTGGTGGCTTCGGCAGCCGCCAGGAAATCGACCAGGTTCTGCGGCGGATTGGCCGGATCGAGCCCGGCTTCGGTGAACAGCGCCTTGTTGTAGAACAGGGCCAGCGAGCGCACGGCGGTCGGCAGGCCATAATAGCTGTCGCCACGCTTCATCGCCGAGACGATGGGGAAGAAATCGGCTTCGATTTCAGCGCTGGGGAACACGGCCGGATCGAGCGGCTGGATCAGCTCGCCATTCACGAAATTGTCGAGCCAGCCATAGAACAGCTGCACCACGTCAGGGCCCTGCCCGGCAACCTTGGCGGCGACGACGCGCGTCTGGTAGTCGGCATAGGGGAAGGTGACCTGCTTGACGGTGATGTCGGGATTGGCCGCCTCGAATTTCTCAATCAGCTGGTCCATGGCCTGAACGCGGGTGTCGAACACATATTGCCAGTATTCGATTTCCACGGCCTGGGCCGAGCCCAGCGCCAGGAAGCTGATGCCGGCCGCGAGCCCGGCCAGTTTTGCCTTATTGCGCATTGATAACCTCCAAGTGGCCCGCTCTTCCTCAGCCGGCCGTTTTTCCTTGCAGAAGGGCGAACCCCGCCATTCCCAGGCTGAGCGTCAGCCATGTGACAGGCGCTTGTCAATAAAATAATCTACTTGAGTTATTGTTCTGCACGGCTAGTCTGCGTTCCGGGGGATGTGGTAGGTGACCCGTGATCAAGGAGGGCGGTTCTTGAGCAGTCAGGACAAGCGCAATTTGCGCCAGCGTGTAGCGATCGGCAGCAATCCCGAGCGCAATCGCGCGCATAATCGCCGCGTGGTCCTGGAGGTCATCCGCCTGCATGGCCATCTGGGCCGCACCGAAATCGCCCGCCGCGCGCAGCTGACCGCGCAGGCCGTCGCCAATATCGTCGAAGAACTGCTGGACGAAGGCCTGCTGGTCGAGCTGGGCCGCATGCGCTCGGGCCGCGGCCAGCCGCCGATCCAGTTTGCCGTCAATCCCAATGGCCCGGTCACCGTAGGCGTCGAAATCGCCGCCGATCACATGGTCACCGTGCTGCTCGACCTGTCGGGCGGCTTGCGCGCCCAGTCGATCAGCCCATTGGAGCGGACCGATCCCGATTATATTCCCGGCAAGGTGGCCGAAGAGATCGGTAAGCTGCGCGCCTCGGCGCAGGAAACCAGGTTGCTCGGTGTCGGCGTGGTTATGCCCGGTCCCTTCGATATCGAGGGCATGAGTTCGGTGGGGCCGGCCACCCTGCCCGGCTGGACCGGCGCCGATCCCGTCAAGCTCATCGCCAAGGCCACCGGCGAAAGCGTGGTGCTCGAAAACGACGCTACTGCCGCCGCCGTGGGCGAGCGTCTTTATGGCGCCGGCCGGCAGAGCGGGAATTTCTGCTATCTCTATTTCGGCGTCGGCCTCGGCCTGGGCGTGATCCAGGATGGGCGGCCGCTGCGCGGCGCTTTCGGCAATGCGGGCGAAATCGGCCATGTCGGGCTGGTACCCCGCAAGGGCAAGACCAGCTATGGCGCGGCCGGCGCGCTGGAACGCTTCGTCTCCGTCTATGCCCTGCGTGAGCAATTGGCGCTAGCGGGCATCTATGCCGCCAATGTCGACGACATCCAGGCCCTGCATGACGACAACAATCCCCATCTGATGGGCTGGATTGCCAGCGCGGCCGATTATCTCGCGCCCACCGTGGGCATGCTCGAAAACATCTTCGATCCCGAAACCATCATCTTTGGCGGCGGCCTGCCCGATTCCGTGCTCGATGCGGTGATCTCGGCGCTCGATCCCCTGCCCGTTTCCGTCGCCACGCGGCAGAAGCGTACAACGCCCCGCGTCCTGCGCGGCCAGACCGGCCAATTGACCGCCGCCCTTGGCGCGGCCGCCCTGCCCCTGCTCGACACCGTTTCCCCCCATCTCAGCACCGCCACCGGCCCGGCTGCGGCGGTGTGAGGTGGCATTTCTTCCCACCAACCGCGCCCCCTCCCGCTTGTGGTGAAATGTTCGCTCGGTCCTCAAATCACCCACGGTGTCATTCCGGCGAAGGCCGGAATCCATGCTGTGCCCTATCCCCACACGGGATGGCGCTGATGGTCTTCAGCTTGGATCCCGGCCTTCGCCGGGATGACACCGCATTTTTGAAAGCGTCCAGAGCAAATACTTCCTCCCTAAAGGGGGAGGTGCCGCATCCCGTCCAAACCCAGCCAGGCCTCCCATGCTGACCGCCCGCGACCGTCTCGCCCGCCGCAAATCCCGTCCCGCCCTTGTCGGCCTTCACCGTGCCCTCAGCCGGCTGACCTCGACGCTGACGGTGATGAATACCGGCGCCCATCCCGATGACGAGCAAAGCGGCATGCTGGCGCTGATGCGGTTCGGCATGGGCATGCGCGCCATCATTGCCTGCTCGACGCGCGGCGAAGGCGGCCAGAACACGCTGGGTCCCGAGCGCACCGGCGCGCTGGGCGTGTTGCGCTCGCGCGAAATGGAAGAAGCGGCTCGCGAGCTGGATGCCGACATAGTCTGGCTCGGCCACGGCCCCAATGATGCCGTACACGATTTCGGCTTTTCCAAAAGCGGCCCGGACACGCTCTCGCGCTGGGGCAAGGAGCGCATTATCGAGCGCCTGGTCCGGGCCTATCGGCAGGAACGGCCCGATATCGTCATCCCGACCTTTCTCGACGTGCCCGGCCAGCATGGCCATCACCGCGCCATGACCGAAGCCGCCGAGACGGCAATCGCCCTGGCAGAGGACCCCACGGCCTATCCCGAGCATTTCGCCCAGGGGCTCACGCCCTGGAGCATCGCCAAATATTACCTCCCGGCCTGGTCGGGTGGCGGCGACACTTATGACGACGAGGTTCCGCCGCCCCCGGCGACAGTGACCGTCACAGCCCAGGGCGCCGATGCGGCGACGGGCGCGAGCTACGATACGCTGGGCGAATTCTCCCGCTGGTATCACGCCAGCCAGAATATGGGTCATTGGCATGCCCAGCCAAAGACGGAATGGCCGCTCCATCTCAAGCTGGGCGGCGGCAGCGAAACCGATATCCGCGCCAACCTGCCGGCCAATCTCACCGAGATTGCCGCGCTCGTCGCCAGCTCGGCATCCGCCCCACTCCGGGCGGCCGAGGCGGCTATAGCCGACGCCATCTCCGCCTTCCCGAACGGGTCCCTGGTCACCAAGGCGCTGAACATTGCCAAGACCGAGCTATTGGCAGCCCAGGCGGCCCTCACAGTCCCGGAAGCCGCCCTGTTCGGCCATCGCCTTGCCCGCAAGCTGGCAGAGATCGATGCGGCCCTGATCGCCGCCAGCGGGCTCGATGTCCTCGCCTGGGTTGAGCCCGCCAACCTCGTCCCCGGTGGCACGGGGCAGCTCAAGGTCTGGCAGGGCAATGGCGAGGCCGGCATTCGGCCGATATTGGCCCCCTACCTCACCGCCGATTCGCCCCGTCGCGACGGACCGGTCACGACCTTCCCGCTCTCGGTGGCAAAAGACGCGCCCATCGCCAATGCCTATCTACCGGGTTATTCGAGCCTGGGCGGCAATGGCGCTGTGCAGCTCGAACTGACGCCTGGCAGCGCGAGAATCCTGATCGACACCGAGGAGCCGGTGCAGATCGTCCCGGGCCATGCCATAGGCCTCACGCCGGATGCCGTCATCATCCCCCTGCCCGCCGCACCTGCCGAATATGCCATCGCCATTCACTCCGATGCACCTGAAGCGGCAGTGACCATCACCTCGGCGCCGCATCTCGATATCGCCAGAAGCGGCAAGGGTTTCACCCTTCGCACCGATAGCGGCCTCGCCTCGGGCCGCGTCACCATGCCCGTCACGGTCGATGGTGCTCCGGCCTATAGCCTCACGCCCATTGCCTACCCCCATATCGGCCGCACGCATTTCGTCCGGCCGCAGGCGCTCGACGTTCTCGCGCTCGACCTTGTCCTCCCCCGCGCCCGCATCGGCTATATTGGCGGCGGCAGCGACCGGGTCGGTCTCTGGTTGTCGCGCATGGGCGCCGACGTCACCGAGCTGGACGCCACCGCCCTTGAAGGCGATCTTTCCGGCTACGACACCATTGTCGTCGGTATTTTCGCCTTCGGCACCCGGCCGGACCTGGCGCGCGCCACGCAGCGCCTGCATCGCTGGGTCGAAAACGGCGGAAACCTGCTCACACTTTACCACCGCCCTTCAGACGGCTGGGACCCCGCTGTAACGCCGCCCCGGCCTCTGACTATCGGCTCGCCCTCGCTGCGTTGGCGAGTCACCGATCCGCGCGCAGAGGTTAACAGTCTGCTAGCAAATCACCCCCTGATGCTAATGCCGAACCGCCTCTCCGAGCGGGATTTCGAAGGCTGGGACAAGGAACGCGGGCTCTATTTCGCGTCCCAGTGGGACGATGCCTATAAGCCCTTGTTCTCCATGCATGATTCGGACGAAAAGCCCTTGCTTGGCGCCCTGCTCAGTGCCGAAATCGGCAAGGGCCGGCATACCCATACCAGCCTGGTTCTCCATCACCAGCTCGACAAACTGGTTCCCGGCGCTTTCCGCATCCTCGCCAACCTGGCCGAAAAAACCTGATGAATCAAAGCTTTGATGTCGCCGTTATCGGCCTTGGCGCCATGGGCAGCGCCGCGCTCTACCAGCTCGCCAAGCGCGGCATAAGAGCCGTCGGCATAGATCGTTTCGCCCCGCCCCATGCCGAAGGTTCCACCCATGGCGAAACCCGCATCACCAGGCGCGGCATAGGCGAAGGCGAAACCTATGTTCCCCTCGCCATGCGCTCGCATGAAATCTGGCGCGAACTGGAGGCCGAGACGGGCCAATCCATGCTGTTCGAGGTCGGGAGCATTGTGATCTCCGAGGCCGATGACAATGTCGAAAGGCCCGGCCGCACGGGCTTTATCCGCCGCTCCATCGCGGCCGCGCAGCGCTATGATATTCCCCACGAAATTCTCGACGCCGCCGAGATCGGCCACCGCTTTCCCAATCTTATCCCCGGGGAGAACGAGATTGGCTATTATGAGCCCGGTGGCGGTTATCTGATGCCTGAGCGATGCGTGGCGGCCAATCTGGCGATGGCCAAGCGGCACGGCGCGGAATTGCAGCTGGGACAGATCGTCGAGGCCATTGTTCCAGATGGCTCCGGTGTCACCCTTTCGGTCGGCGGGGAAACCATCCACGCCGGTCAGGCCATCGTCACCGCCGGCGCCTGGGCCGGCAAGCTGCTGGGCGCGCCGTTCGAGAGGCTGCTGAAGCCGACGCGCCAGGTGATGCACTGGTTTGCCCTCGCGCCGGACGCACCGGCGGAATGGCGCAGCTCGCCCGTTTTCATGTGGCCGCATGGCGAGCAGGAAGATGGCTTCTTCTACGGCTTCCCCAGCCTTGATGGCATCAGCGTCAAAACGGCGGATGAGTTTTATGGCGCCGCCAGCGATCCCAATGCCATAGACCGCATAGTGCCGCAGTCAGACTCGCATCGCATGCATGCGACCCATCTGGCCGGACGGTTGGCGAGCCTAACAAATAAACCAATAAAAACAGCTACTTGCATCTATACCGCAACGCCGGACAGCGCTTTCCTCATCGACAGGCATCCGGCATCGGCCAATATTATCGTCGCCTCGCCCTGCTCGGGCCACGGCTTCAAGCACTCCGCCGCAATCGGCGAAAGCCTGGCGCAATGGGCTCTGGACGGCGCCCCGGCCATCGACCTTTCCGCTTTCAGCCTCGCCCGGTTCGGCCAGTTCTAAACTGACAAGGCTCCCGATCCGGAGATCGGGAGCCTTGCCGGGAGGGCCAGCCTGCAGGGAGGTCTCGCAGGCCGGCTATGACATTTAGTGGCGTGCCGGCTGGATCAGGTTGGCCAACAGGCGGAAGGCGCCGGGCACCAGTTTGTCGAGCTGATGATGCAGCACAAGGCTGGTATGGGTATGCCGCCCCTGCCCGATCTCGGCCGAAAGCAGAGAACCAGTCAGCGGCTCCTCGCCGGAATCACTCATGGAAAGCAATGGCTTATAGACTTCGTCCCATTCCGAGGCGAAGTAGAGCCCGCGCTCCTTATCCCAGTTCGACCAGTCTTCCTCGGTCAAGGTATTGGGATAGTTGAGCAGGGGATGATCCCCTTCCAGCACGGTCACTTCCGCATTCGCATCGGTCACCCGATAGCGGATCGAGGGCGAACCGATCTTGAGGAAGGCAGGCGGAACCGTCTCCGGATTCCAGCCATCGGAGGGACGATGATAGAGCGTCACCAGATGGCCGCCATTGTTCACCCATTCATGGATACCGGGCAAAGCCGCGACCAGATCGGGCCGCTTACCGAAGGCGAAGATGCCGACAACCAGCGTATCGAGATCGCGATAGGCCCCGGCCTCGATATCGCCAGGGGTCAACTCGACCAGCTCGACGCCGAGGCGACGCAGCCAGATATGCACATTGTCATTGCCACCGCTGACATAGCCCACCTTGGTATTGCCCGGCAGCGCCGCGCCAACCGACTGCACCGGCACCGATACCAGCGTCGGCACCACCGATTTACCGATATGGGGATAGGAGAAGGTGTTGATGGCATAGGCCGGTTCACCCAGCAGCACCGGCTCGATGGCAATACGCGTCGTCCCCAGATCGGCCGGCGGAGCCAGCTCGAACGTCCCAGCCTCACGGCCGGTTTCGCCGGTCGGCTGCATGGACCAGCCGTCCGGCAGATCGAAGGCCAGGTCGTCCGTGGTGGCATTGGCGACGACCGCGGTCATCTCCACCGGAGCGATGTCCCGCTCGGTATTGAACACCACGGCGTCGGGCTTGAGCTCGAGCGAGGCGGCGGGGATGACGCGCAAAGCGTCTTCCAGATCGATATCGAGCACGGTGGTTCGTCCGGCAATTTCGGCGGTGAGCCGCACGAAAGCATCGCCATTGCCGCCAAGCGGATCGAATTGCTCGGTCAAGGGATTGGTCAGCGCCGCATCGCCCGCGGCAGTCACCAATTCGCCCTCTTCCCCAGCCGTGCTGCTCAAACCATCGCGGCCGATAATCGCAACGGACTGGACCACGACATCTTCCGGGGCGTCGACATCGGTCTTGACCAGAACTTCCTGGCCCGGACGCAGATCGGCCCCGTCGGTATAGGCGCGGACATGCATGCCGGCGGCGGTGGCCAGAACCAGGTCGATCTCCTTGACCTTGCGGTCGAGGCGATGGGCAACCGTGTCGACCAGCTCGGCGGGAAGCTGAGCACGCGCCGCATCAATGGCCGCGCCGATTTCGATAACCTTGGCAACCACGGTCTTGGGGTCGCCGTAATCGGCAATCGCTTCCTCGATCAGGCCCTGGGCGTTTCGCAGGGCATCGGCAGCCGAGGCGGGCATGCCATCGAGTTCGGCAATATGGCCGACCGTGGCGATGAGACCGTCGCGGATATCATTTTCCTGGCTCGGCGCCTCACCCTCGGCAACGCGCGACAGGTTGAGCTGCCATTCGGTCTGCGGATCAGGACGCCAGGTGCCCATGCCCTGTGTCAGGTGGCAGGAGCGAGACCATTCGCCCATTTGCGGGAAGGTGGCACCGGAAATCGGGTCGCGCGCCGGGGCCTTGACCACAAGCGTCGTTGGCGGAGGCGGAATTTCATCGTCATAGACGCCACCGCCGCCGCCATAGGCGGGCAGGTAGATTTTGGGCACGTTCCAGGGCTTGAGGCCGGCCGCGATCTGCTCGGGGAATTCGGTC
Protein-coding regions in this window:
- a CDS encoding PIG-L family deacetylase; protein product: MTRMSRRTFVASVPPLLMATQIPAWAAPASDLALIASQKGEPAIVKLYRQLERLTSTVTFMTTGAHPDDEPSGLLAALRHVYGIRPVLYCITRGEGGQNSIGPERGSVLGVLRTREMQEASRSLDASLAFGGRGHNDSVHDFGFSKDPDATITRWGRDRVIERMTWAFRHYKPDVVMNCFLDVPGQHGQHRAATVATFITADISGNETEFPEQIAAGLKPWNVPKIYLPAYGGGGGVYDDEIPPPPTTLVVKAPARDPISGATFPQMGEWSRSCHLTQGMGTWRPDPQTEWQLNLSRVAEGEAPSQENDIRDGLIATVGHIAELDGMPASAADALRNAQGLIEEAIADYGDPKTVVAKVIEIGAAIDAARAQLPAELVDTVAHRLDRKVKEIDLVLATAAGMHVRAYTDGADLRPGQEVLVKTDVDAPEDVVVQSVAIIGRDGLSSTAGEEGELVTAAGDAALTNPLTEQFDPLGGNGDAFVRLTAEIAGRTTVLDIDLEDALRVIPAASLELKPDAVVFNTERDIAPVEMTAVVANATTDDLAFDLPDGWSMQPTGETGREAGTFELAPPADLGTTRIAIEPVLLGEPAYAINTFSYPHIGKSVVPTLVSVPVQSVGAALPGNTKVGYVSGGNDNVHIWLRRLGVELVELTPGDIEAGAYRDLDTLVVGIFAFGKRPDLVAALPGIHEWVNNGGHLVTLYHRPSDGWNPETVPPAFLKIGSPSIRYRVTDANAEVTVLEGDHPLLNYPNTLTEEDWSNWDKERGLYFASEWDEVYKPLLSMSDSGEEPLTGSLLSAEIGQGRHTHTSLVLHHQLDKLVPGAFRLLANLIQPARH
- a CDS encoding extracellular solute-binding protein; this translates as MRNKAKLAGLAAGISFLALGSAQAVEIEYWQYVFDTRVQAMDQLIEKFEAANPDITVKQVTFPYADYQTRVVAAKVAGQGPDVVQLFYGWLDNFVNGELIQPLDPAVFPSAEIEADFFPIVSAMKRGDSYYGLPTAVRSLALFYNKALFTEAGLDPANPPQNLVDFLAAAEATTKRDGGGNITSAGITLDMAGQDHHWWREVLIRQNGGVPYDEAGNVAYNDAAGAAALKYYTDLQTASKVGQVGFMDEGQAAFRAGLAAMTIDGTFRLGAFADNPFEWGVTELPADANGLRSNYSSYFANAIGSGAQGEELAASQKFLAYISSPEAMEIWLDVVGELPARRDVALTEANLADPILGPFLKGLEYAHTTKFYDEAGQRQVAIDMVNRVLLEGQSIEDSLAAAATAEQAIIDAATK
- the solA gene encoding N-methyl-L-tryptophan oxidase; this encodes MNQSFDVAVIGLGAMGSAALYQLAKRGIRAVGIDRFAPPHAEGSTHGETRITRRGIGEGETYVPLAMRSHEIWRELEAETGQSMLFEVGSIVISEADDNVERPGRTGFIRRSIAAAQRYDIPHEILDAAEIGHRFPNLIPGENEIGYYEPGGGYLMPERCVAANLAMAKRHGAELQLGQIVEAIVPDGSGVTLSVGGETIHAGQAIVTAGAWAGKLLGAPFERLLKPTRQVMHWFALAPDAPAEWRSSPVFMWPHGEQEDGFFYGFPSLDGISVKTADEFYGAASDPNAIDRIVPQSDSHRMHATHLAGRLASLTNKPIKTATCIYTATPDSAFLIDRHPASANIIVASPCSGHGFKHSAAIGESLAQWALDGAPAIDLSAFSLARFGQF
- a CDS encoding ROK family transcriptional regulator, translated to MSSQDKRNLRQRVAIGSNPERNRAHNRRVVLEVIRLHGHLGRTEIARRAQLTAQAVANIVEELLDEGLLVELGRMRSGRGQPPIQFAVNPNGPVTVGVEIAADHMVTVLLDLSGGLRAQSISPLERTDPDYIPGKVAEEIGKLRASAQETRLLGVGVVMPGPFDIEGMSSVGPATLPGWTGADPVKLIAKATGESVVLENDATAAAVGERLYGAGRQSGNFCYLYFGVGLGLGVIQDGRPLRGAFGNAGEIGHVGLVPRKGKTSYGAAGALERFVSVYALREQLALAGIYAANVDDIQALHDDNNPHLMGWIASAADYLAPTVGMLENIFDPETIIFGGGLPDSVLDAVISALDPLPVSVATRQKRTTPRVLRGQTGQLTAALGAAALPLLDTVSPHLSTATGPAAAV
- a CDS encoding PIG-L family deacetylase, coding for MLTARDRLARRKSRPALVGLHRALSRLTSTLTVMNTGAHPDDEQSGMLALMRFGMGMRAIIACSTRGEGGQNTLGPERTGALGVLRSREMEEAARELDADIVWLGHGPNDAVHDFGFSKSGPDTLSRWGKERIIERLVRAYRQERPDIVIPTFLDVPGQHGHHRAMTEAAETAIALAEDPTAYPEHFAQGLTPWSIAKYYLPAWSGGGDTYDDEVPPPPATVTVTAQGADAATGASYDTLGEFSRWYHASQNMGHWHAQPKTEWPLHLKLGGGSETDIRANLPANLTEIAALVASSASAPLRAAEAAIADAISAFPNGSLVTKALNIAKTELLAAQAALTVPEAALFGHRLARKLAEIDAALIAASGLDVLAWVEPANLVPGGTGQLKVWQGNGEAGIRPILAPYLTADSPRRDGPVTTFPLSVAKDAPIANAYLPGYSSLGGNGAVQLELTPGSARILIDTEEPVQIVPGHAIGLTPDAVIIPLPAAPAEYAIAIHSDAPEAAVTITSAPHLDIARSGKGFTLRTDSGLASGRVTMPVTVDGAPAYSLTPIAYPHIGRTHFVRPQALDVLALDLVLPRARIGYIGGGSDRVGLWLSRMGADVTELDATALEGDLSGYDTIVVGIFAFGTRPDLARATQRLHRWVENGGNLLTLYHRPSDGWDPAVTPPRPLTIGSPSLRWRVTDPRAEVNSLLANHPLMLMPNRLSERDFEGWDKERGLYFASQWDDAYKPLFSMHDSDEKPLLGALLSAEIGKGRHTHTSLVLHHQLDKLVPGAFRILANLAEKT